The following coding sequences lie in one Gemmatimonadota bacterium genomic window:
- a CDS encoding low molecular weight protein arginine phosphatase: MKDADRPHPDPKRPPSHQGEAGEAFRLLFVCTGNTCRSPLAEALTQRALVRLGWRQVEVRSAGVLATVGAPASEGSLRAGARHGLDLSTHRSVQVTEELVAWADLILTMSASHLLAVSAYGGEERASVITDFVGGDAEGRGIGVVDPHGGDDALYEETLIEIEGLVDHALTKLAPLVAP; this comes from the coding sequence ATGAAAGACGCGGATCGGCCCCACCCGGACCCGAAGAGGCCACCTTCACACCAAGGGGAGGCGGGTGAGGCTTTTCGACTCCTCTTCGTCTGCACGGGAAACACGTGCCGGAGTCCTCTCGCGGAGGCGCTGACCCAACGCGCGCTGGTCCGGCTCGGGTGGAGGCAAGTCGAAGTGCGCTCCGCCGGAGTCTTAGCCACCGTGGGCGCTCCGGCGAGTGAGGGGTCACTTCGGGCGGGGGCGCGGCACGGGCTCGACCTTTCAACGCACCGAAGCGTGCAGGTGACCGAGGAGCTCGTGGCCTGGGCAGACCTCATCCTCACGATGTCCGCTTCGCACCTCCTCGCCGTCAGTGCGTACGGAGGAGAGGAGCGCGCCTCCGTCATCACAGACTTCGTCGGCGGCGACGCGGAGGGGCGGGGGATCGGCGTCGTCGATCCGCACGGCGGAGACGATGCCCTATACGAAGAGACGCTCATCGAGATCGAGGGGCTTGTGGACCACGCGCTAACGAAACTCGCTCCGCTCGTGGCCCCATGA
- a CDS encoding TonB-dependent receptor plug domain-containing protein yields the protein MLSRIHRVLGAFLPAALLLATMAARGAAAQEPVPPAAAPPDSLAADEVLEVRNLPFAGSLAPAGWSTGIWEWDREGLQSTRALTLLELLEEITGVIALRGGDFGQPSSATAFGVGGGRLRVFLDGIELPPLQGGIVDLSRMGLGGIDRVRVERRPGELRIELYPLHLSDPRPYSLLEVGTGDLNTNLFRGTFAHPDALGGSVMISLDRVDTEGPQALEPGASFGAHLRHTIHVGERGGLAWELRRMTSRRPEALWSPRGVNRTDLALHGRFEPSPGLVLAAFAQRSSLGADYGRGATPPEVPEVNEDPRTQAGLRVAVEREWWWGEAGGFAGWGHGWIANGLSGRLGGRIPGWVGAEVSFDRESWRDDEAATTTHARGWTEPLLGFSFFGEVEDGRRGIPRWMPPELEEMPGEEDPMEDNPVGEEPPVAPSPLSFTEWRGVRGGAEFRWNGIFLGGAAMRIEADSLHPMGTEADREGLVLAGGERTGFEVAGELPLTPLLDGLALAGSVQIWDDTESWRYLPRRIYEGRLRFHDVFLESENLEVWLDVGVRGRDPMFVPFEEAGPPGILAEVPFAQSWFGRLQIRIASARIFVLWDNFTLRESNQDFPGRLLPPTRALYGVRWTLWN from the coding sequence GTGCTCTCCCGAATCCACCGAGTCCTAGGCGCGTTCCTCCCGGCGGCCCTTCTCCTGGCTACCATGGCGGCGCGAGGTGCGGCTGCGCAGGAACCCGTCCCTCCGGCCGCCGCTCCACCGGACTCCCTCGCCGCCGACGAGGTCCTCGAGGTCAGAAATCTTCCTTTCGCCGGGAGCCTCGCCCCCGCCGGGTGGAGCACCGGGATCTGGGAGTGGGACCGGGAAGGGCTCCAATCCACGCGGGCTCTCACCCTCCTCGAGCTCCTCGAAGAGATCACCGGTGTGATCGCGCTCCGCGGGGGAGACTTCGGCCAGCCTTCGTCCGCGACGGCGTTCGGCGTGGGCGGGGGACGCCTCCGCGTCTTCCTCGACGGAATCGAGCTCCCTCCTCTCCAGGGCGGCATCGTGGACCTCTCGAGGATGGGGCTCGGAGGGATCGACCGGGTGCGGGTGGAACGGAGACCGGGAGAGCTCAGGATCGAGCTCTATCCCCTTCACCTTTCGGATCCGCGTCCGTACTCCTTGCTCGAGGTCGGGACGGGAGACCTGAACACGAACCTCTTCCGAGGGACCTTCGCGCACCCGGACGCCCTCGGGGGGAGCGTGATGATCAGTCTCGACCGTGTGGATACGGAGGGACCACAGGCGCTGGAGCCGGGCGCCTCCTTCGGGGCCCACCTCCGCCACACGATCCACGTCGGGGAAAGGGGAGGACTCGCCTGGGAGCTCAGACGGATGACTTCCCGCCGTCCCGAGGCGCTCTGGTCTCCGCGGGGTGTCAACCGGACAGACCTGGCCCTGCATGGGCGCTTCGAGCCCTCTCCAGGACTGGTCCTGGCTGCATTCGCACAACGCTCCTCTCTGGGTGCGGACTACGGTCGGGGCGCGACACCTCCCGAGGTTCCGGAGGTGAACGAGGACCCGCGGACGCAGGCCGGACTTCGTGTCGCGGTGGAGCGCGAGTGGTGGTGGGGAGAGGCGGGAGGCTTCGCCGGGTGGGGACACGGGTGGATCGCGAACGGCCTCTCCGGACGGCTCGGCGGGCGGATCCCGGGCTGGGTGGGCGCGGAGGTTTCGTTCGATCGGGAGAGTTGGCGGGACGACGAGGCGGCGACGACAACGCACGCCCGTGGCTGGACGGAGCCCCTCCTGGGGTTTTCATTTTTCGGCGAAGTGGAGGACGGGCGTCGGGGGATTCCCCGCTGGATGCCCCCGGAGCTCGAGGAGATGCCCGGGGAGGAAGATCCGATGGAGGACAACCCGGTCGGAGAAGAACCGCCGGTGGCACCGTCGCCGCTCTCCTTTACCGAATGGCGAGGGGTCCGCGGGGGCGCCGAGTTCCGATGGAACGGGATCTTCCTCGGAGGGGCGGCCATGCGGATCGAGGCGGACTCGCTCCACCCGATGGGGACGGAAGCGGACCGGGAGGGACTCGTCCTTGCCGGCGGAGAGCGGACCGGATTCGAGGTCGCGGGAGAGCTCCCCCTCACCCCCCTCCTCGACGGGCTCGCGCTTGCCGGGAGCGTACAGATCTGGGACGACACGGAAAGCTGGCGGTACCTCCCGCGGCGAATCTACGAAGGTCGGCTTCGCTTCCACGACGTCTTCCTCGAGTCGGAAAACCTCGAGGTCTGGCTGGACGTGGGGGTGCGGGGGCGAGACCCGATGTTCGTTCCCTTCGAGGAGGCCGGGCCTCCCGGGATCCTCGCCGAAGTCCCCTTCGCCCAGAGCTGGTTCGGCCGGCTGCAGATCCGGATCGCCTCCGCCCGCATCTTCGTCCTCTGGGACAACTTCACCCTGCGGGAGAGCAACCAGGACTTCCCGGGCCGGCTCCTCCCCCCCACCCGGGCGCTTTACGGAGTCCGATGGACCTTGTGGAACTGA
- the gmk gene encoding guanylate kinase gives MTTGLPARPAPLVLAAPSGTGKTTIAHALVEGSVDFVFSISVTTRPARKGERDGVDYEFVGRETFLRLAEGGELVEWAEVHGNLYGTRRRVVEEARDRGKHPVLDIDVQGARQIKERIPEAVLVFVFPPSGEVLRSRLTRRGTEDPAEVRRRLQTAHREMEEVVRFDYIVVNETLESAVARVREIVTSEGHRVSRMLGLEGEVARIRDDIERILADA, from the coding sequence GTGACGACGGGTCTCCCGGCACGGCCGGCGCCGCTGGTGCTGGCGGCCCCGAGTGGAACCGGGAAGACCACGATCGCGCACGCCCTCGTCGAGGGCTCGGTGGATTTCGTCTTCTCGATCTCGGTCACGACACGTCCGGCGCGGAAAGGGGAGAGGGACGGGGTAGACTACGAGTTCGTGGGCCGGGAAACATTTCTGCGTCTGGCCGAAGGCGGGGAGCTCGTCGAGTGGGCGGAAGTCCACGGAAACCTCTACGGGACGCGGCGGCGCGTCGTGGAAGAGGCGAGGGACCGAGGAAAACATCCGGTCCTCGACATCGATGTCCAGGGAGCTCGGCAGATCAAGGAGCGGATTCCGGAGGCCGTCCTCGTCTTCGTCTTTCCTCCTTCGGGAGAAGTGTTGCGGAGCCGGCTGACGAGGAGGGGCACGGAGGATCCGGCCGAAGTGCGGCGTCGGCTACAGACGGCCCATCGCGAGATGGAGGAGGTCGTTCGCTTCGATTATATCGTGGTGAACGAGACGCTCGAGAGCGCGGTGGCGCGGGTGCGGGAGATCGTCACCTCGGAAGGGCACAGGGTTTCGAGGATGTTGGGTCTCGAGGGAGAAGTGGCACGGATCCGTGACGACATCGAGCGGATCCTGGCGGACGCCTGA
- the ispD gene encoding 2-C-methyl-D-erythritol 4-phosphate cytidylyltransferase gives MVGVCLPAAGSGERMGGARKPFLELDGAPLLLHALRPFLAHPDVACLVVALAREDADAPPLWLRELEPRVRVVAGGATRTESVFAALEALPEEVEIVLVHDAARPLVTRDLVDRCIRGVGEGVGAVVGVRVSDTLKEVEEVEEGDWITGTPDRSGFWHAQTPQGFPKRPLLDAYRGARREGAEATDDAALFARAGGRVRMVEGSRWNLKVTVPEDLEIARVLLARRDPGREGP, from the coding sequence ATGGTCGGAGTCTGCCTTCCCGCCGCGGGGTCGGGGGAGCGGATGGGCGGCGCCCGGAAACCCTTCCTCGAATTGGACGGTGCCCCGCTCCTCCTGCATGCGCTTCGCCCCTTCCTCGCGCATCCTGACGTTGCATGCTTGGTCGTCGCGCTCGCGCGCGAGGACGCCGACGCCCCCCCGCTCTGGCTTCGAGAACTCGAGCCGCGAGTCCGCGTGGTCGCGGGAGGGGCGACGCGCACCGAGTCCGTATTCGCTGCGCTCGAGGCGCTCCCGGAAGAGGTCGAGATCGTGCTGGTGCATGATGCGGCTCGCCCGCTCGTCACGCGGGACCTCGTGGATCGGTGCATTCGCGGGGTCGGAGAAGGGGTGGGTGCGGTCGTCGGAGTTCGGGTGAGCGACACGTTGAAGGAAGTGGAGGAAGTGGAGGAAGGCGATTGGATTACGGGGACTCCGGACCGAAGTGGATTTTGGCACGCGCAAACCCCGCAGGGATTCCCGAAGAGGCCCCTCCTCGACGCCTACAGGGGTGCTCGACGGGAGGGTGCGGAGGCGACCGATGACGCTGCCCTTTTCGCGCGGGCCGGCGGCCGCGTGCGGATGGTGGAGGGATCGAGATGGAACTTGAAGGTTACCGTGCCGGAGGACCTCGAGATCGCAAGAGTTCTTCTCGCGCGGCGCGATCCCGGGCGGGAAGGTCCATGA
- a CDS encoding phosphoribosyltransferase family protein, whose translation MAHVPLPGLPDLAGVPIVPVPTTLRRLRDRGYNQAGVLAATVARATGGILLEALSRMEGGESQVALHPDERRANVKGAFLLRDSSAAEIRGRDILLVDDVLTTGATAVAAAETLGAGGARSVTLLTFARALPG comes from the coding sequence ATGGCGCACGTGCCGCTCCCTGGTCTGCCCGACCTCGCTGGGGTCCCCATCGTTCCCGTGCCGACCACGCTCCGGCGGCTCCGTGATCGCGGGTACAATCAGGCCGGCGTCCTGGCCGCGACAGTCGCTCGGGCGACCGGGGGAATCCTCCTGGAAGCCCTCTCCCGCATGGAAGGTGGAGAGAGCCAGGTCGCCTTGCACCCCGACGAACGCCGGGCTAACGTCAAGGGAGCGTTTCTCCTGCGGGACTCGTCGGCCGCGGAAATCCGGGGCCGGGACATCCTCCTCGTGGACGACGTCCTCACGACGGGCGCGACTGCCGTAGCCGCGGCGGAGACGCTGGGCGCCGGGGGCGCGCGAAGCGTCACTCTTCTCACCTTTGCCCGGGCGCTTCCGGGCTGA
- a CDS encoding uracil-DNA glycosylase, with amino-acid sequence MSRGAPDPAEVARLIRQREELGAGPLVLQGMTREEALASTRRRSAAATPRPSDRGSVRAPLPVTGTDVPEGYDELKAAALACTRCRLAPGRTQVVFSDGNPEGRLMVVGEAPGAQEDRTGLPFVGPAGKLLDLLLATIGLSREASVYICNVIKCRPPENRNPRPDEIDACAPYLRRQIELVKPEAILAVGTFAGQLLSGSDRPLGKLRGEVYSYEGIPVVVTYHPAALLRNSGWIRPTWDDFQLLCKLLDSTPTSRPT; translated from the coding sequence GTGAGCCGGGGTGCCCCGGATCCCGCGGAAGTCGCAAGGCTCATCCGGCAACGAGAGGAGCTCGGAGCCGGACCGCTCGTCCTCCAGGGAATGACGCGGGAGGAGGCTCTTGCCTCGACGCGAAGGAGGTCGGCGGCCGCCACGCCGCGTCCGAGCGACCGGGGGAGTGTGCGGGCGCCCCTTCCGGTCACCGGCACCGACGTGCCGGAGGGCTATGACGAGCTGAAGGCGGCGGCTCTCGCTTGCACCCGGTGCCGACTCGCACCTGGAAGGACGCAGGTCGTCTTTTCCGACGGAAATCCCGAGGGACGCCTCATGGTCGTCGGCGAAGCGCCGGGGGCCCAGGAGGATCGGACGGGGCTTCCCTTCGTCGGTCCGGCGGGAAAGCTCCTCGACCTTCTCCTCGCGACGATCGGCCTTTCGCGGGAAGCCTCGGTCTATATCTGCAACGTGATCAAGTGCCGGCCGCCGGAGAACCGGAATCCGAGGCCCGACGAGATTGACGCCTGCGCACCCTACCTCCGCCGCCAGATCGAGTTGGTGAAGCCGGAGGCGATCCTTGCGGTGGGCACCTTCGCGGGGCAGCTCCTTTCCGGATCCGATCGTCCTCTGGGAAAGCTCCGCGGGGAGGTGTACAGTTACGAGGGAATCCCGGTCGTGGTGACTTACCACCCCGCGGCGCTCCTCCGGAACTCCGGGTGGATCCGCCCGACTTGGGACGACTTTCAGCTCCTTTGTAAACTCCTCGACTCGACGCCGACGTCCCGGCCGACGTGA
- a CDS encoding L-threonylcarbamoyladenylate synthase: MTSGRPGGKVNKPLLRSWPVAGRGAESSEVERIGDHLAGGGLLAYPTETSYGLGAAATEGGVEAVRRLKGRAADAPFLVLLPSGGDPVDAPKRWGLALPDAARNAAAGLWPGPLTMVLFDREARFPPGIRSASAGVAVRVSSHPFVEALMALWDRPLISTSANRSGSQPTRSAREIVAAFEGLPMSEELWIVDAGMLTASLPSTVVDFTLPRPRVLREGALTFAELFRRVPELDR; this comes from the coding sequence ATGACCTCCGGGCGGCCCGGCGGCAAGGTGAACAAGCCTCTGCTTCGGTCCTGGCCGGTCGCGGGAAGAGGCGCGGAATCGAGCGAGGTCGAGCGGATCGGGGACCACCTCGCCGGCGGCGGCCTCCTCGCGTACCCGACGGAGACCTCTTACGGGCTCGGAGCGGCCGCGACCGAGGGCGGGGTCGAAGCAGTTCGACGACTGAAGGGGCGGGCGGCAGACGCACCCTTTCTCGTCCTTCTCCCCAGCGGGGGCGATCCCGTGGATGCTCCCAAACGGTGGGGTCTCGCCCTTCCCGACGCCGCCCGAAATGCCGCCGCGGGCCTTTGGCCAGGACCGCTCACGATGGTACTTTTCGACCGGGAGGCACGTTTTCCCCCGGGGATCCGCAGCGCGTCAGCAGGGGTCGCCGTGCGGGTGAGCTCGCACCCCTTCGTCGAGGCACTCATGGCGCTCTGGGACCGTCCCCTCATCTCGACGAGCGCGAATCGGTCGGGTTCCCAGCCAACCCGCTCCGCCAGGGAGATCGTGGCGGCCTTCGAGGGTCTTCCAATGTCGGAGGAGCTCTGGATCGTGGACGCGGGAATGTTGACGGCATCCCTCCCATCGACCGTCGTGGACTTCACCCTTCCACGCCCCCGCGTCCTTCGGGAGGGCGCCCTGACCTTCGCGGAGCTCTTCCGACGCGTTCCCGAACTCGACCGATGA
- the dnaB gene encoding replicative DNA helicase, protein MNPTTSPPASEPRAPPRYDRDPPYSMEAEVSVLGGLLIDAESIAKVQDLLDDSMFFREQHRILFRVMRQLQERRTAIDVVTVGDLLRSSGELDRAGGMEFLAELLDAVPTAANIQYHARIVRDKALLRRLVDASTRIIQDVYEPGDRSVDEVVDESERRIFQVAESHDRGGFVWIKDLLWDAFENIERLQANKGGLTGVPSGFPRLDYMTTGFQRGDLVIVAGRPSMGKTSWVLNVAQNAAIDHQVPVAIFSLEMSKEQLVQRLLCSEARVDAQKLRTGRLSPSDYQRIGTAGAKLNTAPIWIDDSPGGTVLDMRAKARRLKADAGLGMLVVDYLQLMAGSGRVESRQQEVSQISRGLKSLARELEVPVLALSQLSRGPEQRTEHRPQLSDLRDSGSIEQDADIVMFLYRPEYYSSSATDDEGKSILGKAELIVGKQRNGPTGTVDLYFHHTYTRFDELTEDSPEAGAAVGGGSRGGPEDVPF, encoded by the coding sequence GTGAACCCGACTACCTCTCCTCCGGCCTCCGAGCCCCGCGCACCGCCCCGGTACGACCGGGATCCGCCCTATTCGATGGAAGCGGAGGTGTCGGTGCTGGGAGGGCTGCTCATCGACGCCGAATCCATCGCGAAGGTCCAGGACCTACTCGACGACTCGATGTTCTTTCGCGAGCAGCACCGCATCCTTTTCCGGGTGATGCGCCAGCTCCAGGAGCGTCGGACCGCGATCGACGTCGTCACGGTGGGAGACCTCCTCCGGAGCTCGGGTGAGCTCGACCGCGCCGGCGGGATGGAGTTTCTGGCCGAGCTCCTGGACGCCGTCCCCACGGCGGCGAACATCCAGTACCACGCGCGAATCGTCCGCGACAAGGCGCTTCTGCGGCGCCTCGTGGACGCCTCGACTCGGATCATCCAGGACGTCTACGAGCCGGGAGACCGCTCTGTGGACGAGGTCGTGGACGAGTCGGAGCGCCGCATCTTCCAGGTCGCGGAGAGCCACGACCGGGGTGGATTCGTCTGGATCAAGGATCTGCTCTGGGATGCTTTCGAAAACATCGAGCGGCTCCAGGCGAACAAGGGTGGCCTGACCGGCGTCCCCTCCGGATTCCCGCGGCTCGACTACATGACGACGGGGTTCCAGAGGGGCGACCTCGTCATCGTGGCGGGGCGCCCCTCGATGGGAAAGACCTCCTGGGTGTTGAACGTCGCCCAGAACGCGGCGATCGATCACCAGGTCCCCGTCGCGATTTTTTCGCTCGAGATGTCGAAGGAACAACTCGTCCAACGCCTCCTCTGTTCGGAGGCGCGCGTGGACGCGCAGAAGCTCCGCACCGGGCGACTCTCCCCGTCGGATTACCAGCGAATCGGAACGGCGGGTGCGAAGCTCAACACCGCACCGATCTGGATCGACGATTCGCCCGGAGGGACGGTCCTAGACATGCGCGCGAAGGCACGGAGGCTCAAGGCCGACGCCGGGCTCGGGATGCTCGTCGTGGACTACCTCCAGCTCATGGCGGGATCGGGGAGGGTCGAAAGCCGCCAGCAGGAGGTCAGTCAGATCTCGCGCGGGCTCAAGTCGCTCGCGCGGGAGTTGGAGGTGCCGGTCCTCGCTCTCTCCCAACTTTCGCGCGGCCCGGAGCAGAGGACCGAGCATCGCCCCCAGCTTTCGGACCTGCGCGACTCCGGGTCCATCGAGCAGGATGCCGATATCGTCATGTTCCTGTACCGCCCCGAGTACTACAGTTCGTCCGCGACCGATGATGAGGGGAAGTCGATCCTCGGGAAGGCCGAGCTCATCGTCGGGAAGCAGAGGAACGGACCCACTGGCACCGTGGACCTTTATTTCCACCACACCTACACGCGCTTCGACGAGCTGACGGAGGATTCCCCCGAGGCGGGCGCCGCGGTCGGGGGCGGAAGCCGGGGCGGGCCCGAGGACGTGCCCTTCTGA
- the coaBC gene encoding bifunctional phosphopantothenoylcysteine decarboxylase/phosphopantothenate--cysteine ligase CoaBC — MASRSLSPRPPWAGRKVVLGVTGGIAAYKAVQVARDLTRLGAAVDTVLSHSARSFVGPLSFSGVTGREVHTDLLSGSGAALHLRIAAEADLVLVAPATADLIARAAQGRANDLLASVLLATRAPVLLAPAMNDRMYSHPQTQRNVAHCRDVLGYGIAGPAVGALAVGEGEGPGRMLEPEEIVDFAGRVLGNDPLFAARHVMVTAGPTREAIDPVRYVGNRSSGRMGFALAREAWLRGAQVTLVSGPSQLPDPAGVRTLRVESAAEMLEEARAAVPTADVLIFAAAVADFRPSTRSAEKWKRSEAGPTPTISLAENPDVALETLPLRRKGAIAVGFALETGKLVERAQAKLQAKDFDLIVANDPEEEGAGFEVATNRATILDREGGEEALPLLSKDEVALRVLDRVRERIARREGHRGAGSRT, encoded by the coding sequence GTGGCAAGCCGGTCCCTGAGTCCCCGCCCTCCCTGGGCGGGACGGAAGGTCGTTCTCGGAGTGACCGGAGGGATCGCGGCGTACAAGGCAGTGCAGGTGGCCCGGGACCTGACGCGCTTGGGCGCGGCCGTGGACACCGTCCTCTCTCACTCGGCCCGCTCCTTCGTCGGGCCACTCAGCTTCTCCGGGGTGACGGGCCGCGAGGTTCACACCGACCTCCTTTCCGGAAGCGGGGCCGCCCTCCATCTCCGGATTGCCGCAGAGGCCGACCTGGTTCTCGTCGCCCCCGCGACCGCGGACCTCATCGCCCGGGCCGCACAAGGGCGCGCGAACGACCTCCTCGCTTCGGTCCTTCTCGCCACAAGGGCCCCGGTTCTGCTCGCTCCCGCGATGAACGACCGGATGTACTCCCATCCGCAGACCCAGCGAAACGTCGCACACTGCCGGGACGTCCTTGGTTATGGGATCGCCGGTCCAGCGGTGGGCGCTCTCGCCGTGGGAGAAGGGGAAGGACCGGGCAGAATGCTGGAACCCGAGGAGATCGTGGACTTCGCCGGCCGGGTCCTCGGGAACGATCCGCTTTTCGCCGCTCGTCACGTGATGGTCACGGCGGGGCCCACGCGGGAAGCGATCGATCCGGTGCGGTACGTCGGGAATCGTTCCTCGGGGCGGATGGGGTTCGCACTCGCGCGCGAGGCCTGGCTCCGTGGGGCCCAGGTCACGCTCGTGTCCGGGCCGAGCCAACTCCCCGACCCGGCCGGTGTCCGGACCCTCCGCGTCGAGAGCGCCGCGGAGATGCTCGAAGAGGCGCGGGCGGCGGTCCCGACGGCGGACGTCCTGATCTTCGCCGCAGCGGTCGCCGACTTCCGGCCGAGCACTCGCTCGGCCGAGAAGTGGAAACGGTCCGAGGCGGGACCGACTCCCACGATCTCCCTCGCCGAAAACCCGGACGTGGCGCTCGAAACGCTCCCCCTGCGGCGAAAAGGAGCGATCGCTGTCGGATTCGCCCTCGAAACGGGCAAACTGGTCGAGCGTGCACAGGCGAAGCTCCAGGCGAAGGACTTCGACCTCATCGTCGCAAACGACCCCGAGGAGGAGGGCGCCGGATTCGAGGTGGCGACCAACCGTGCGACCATTCTCGATCGCGAGGGCGGAGAAGAGGCCCTTCCACTTCTGTCCAAGGACGAGGTGGCCCTGCGCGTCCTCGACCGAGTGCGAGAGCGCATCGCCAGAAGGGAAGGGCACCGCGGCGCAGGATCGCGGACGTGA
- the aroE gene encoding shikimate dehydrogenase translates to MIGASTRLVALLGNPVSHSLSPRIQNAAFRALSVDGVYVALRCEESDVPGLVRGIARAGGAGNITLPHKEIAARTVDHPSELVRRTGACNTFWLENGLVHGENTDVAGFRGAVEALIGRSAKGLRVLLLGAGGSARGALEGLLADGVGEAWVWNRTPDRARALVAVANDPRVSALDSLGAMAGEPLDLIVNATSLGLRDSDSLPIDLSEVAEPGALLDLVYRPAETPLVRFARTLGIPAADGGEMLVRQGAEAFRLWWGHPAPLQVMQEAMAGSRTAGAGAAGG, encoded by the coding sequence ATGATTGGCGCGTCCACACGCCTGGTGGCGCTCCTCGGGAATCCCGTGTCCCATTCCCTGTCGCCTCGAATCCAGAATGCGGCCTTCCGTGCGCTCTCGGTTGATGGGGTGTACGTCGCACTCCGCTGTGAAGAATCCGACGTCCCCGGGCTCGTGCGCGGAATCGCGCGGGCCGGGGGCGCCGGAAACATCACCCTCCCGCACAAGGAGATCGCGGCTCGCACGGTGGACCACCCGAGCGAGCTCGTGCGGCGTACCGGGGCGTGCAACACCTTCTGGCTCGAGAACGGTCTCGTGCACGGGGAGAACACCGACGTGGCCGGATTTCGCGGAGCGGTCGAGGCGCTGATCGGGCGTTCGGCGAAGGGACTTCGGGTCCTGCTTCTCGGCGCGGGCGGGTCCGCGCGCGGGGCCCTCGAGGGACTTCTCGCCGACGGCGTGGGGGAGGCGTGGGTCTGGAATCGCACCCCCGATCGTGCGCGGGCTCTCGTCGCAGTCGCGAATGACCCCCGTGTTTCGGCGCTCGACTCTCTCGGTGCGATGGCGGGGGAGCCCCTCGACCTCATCGTGAACGCGACATCGCTCGGGCTCCGGGATTCGGATTCGCTTCCGATCGACCTTTCGGAGGTCGCGGAGCCGGGCGCCCTCCTCGATCTCGTGTATCGTCCGGCGGAGACGCCGCTCGTTCGATTCGCCCGCACGCTCGGAATCCCCGCCGCGGACGGTGGAGAGATGCTTGTGAGGCAAGGGGCGGAAGCATTCCGGCTCTGGTGGGGCCACCCTGCTCCCCTCCAGGTCATGCAGGAGGCGATGGCGGGGTCCAGGACCGCCGGCGCCGGGGCTGCGGGCGGTTGA
- a CDS encoding YicC/YloC family endoribonuclease — protein MTGFGESERDLSGTRLSVQVRSVNHRFLNVQFRTPPGMERHQAALERALRDRFVRGHVNVSIGLERPGSSGVAVAVDVERARGYVQALRGLQEELGLEGRIEVGLLPWFRDVFREAEGIDAVEEVAEAELVAALSEAAARAAEMREAEGARLAEDLEARLDAMEGVVVRIAERAPTRLVTERDRLRGAIQELLGADLQVDEERIAREVAHLAERWDIHEEIVRFRAHLAMFRDTIRTGDPAGIGKRLGFIAQEILREANTMGSKANDAEIAERVVVLKEEIERLREQLENVE, from the coding sequence ATGACCGGCTTTGGGGAGTCGGAACGGGACCTTTCGGGCACCAGGCTCTCGGTCCAGGTCCGCTCCGTGAACCACCGGTTCCTGAACGTTCAGTTCCGAACGCCTCCAGGGATGGAGCGCCACCAGGCCGCGCTCGAGCGGGCTCTTCGGGACCGTTTCGTGCGCGGACACGTGAACGTGAGCATCGGGCTGGAGCGGCCGGGGTCGAGCGGGGTGGCGGTCGCGGTGGACGTGGAGCGGGCGCGCGGTTATGTGCAGGCGCTTCGCGGCCTGCAGGAGGAACTTGGGCTGGAGGGTCGGATCGAAGTCGGACTCCTTCCCTGGTTCCGGGACGTCTTTCGGGAGGCGGAGGGAATAGACGCCGTCGAAGAAGTCGCCGAGGCGGAGCTCGTGGCGGCACTTTCCGAGGCAGCGGCGCGGGCCGCGGAAATGCGGGAAGCGGAGGGTGCTCGTCTCGCGGAGGATCTCGAGGCGCGCCTCGACGCGATGGAGGGTGTGGTCGTGCGCATTGCGGAGCGGGCACCGACGCGCCTCGTCACGGAGCGCGATCGCCTGCGCGGGGCGATTCAGGAGCTTCTCGGGGCCGACCTACAGGTGGACGAAGAGAGAATCGCTCGTGAGGTCGCGCATCTCGCCGAGCGCTGGGACATCCACGAGGAGATCGTCCGCTTTCGGGCTCACCTCGCGATGTTTCGCGATACGATCCGGACGGGAGACCCCGCCGGGATCGGGAAGAGGCTCGGGTTCATCGCGCAGGAGATTCTCCGCGAGGCGAACACGATGGGCTCCAAGGCGAACGACGCGGAGATCGCGGAGCGGGTGGTCGTGCTGAAGGAGGAGATCGAGCGGCTCAGAGAGCAACTGGAGAACGTGGAGTGA